The genomic DNA taaactaaaatataatgtaaaGCTGAACTACTTAACCTTCAGTTAGAGCCAAAAAAAAGTAGTTACACTCGTGGTGTTCAGGACCAAAAGTGGCAGcatacattaaaaacaatacaaataatatacattaatgttttttctacattgttttgaattattttctaaatcaagatcagacctgatcataaatatcaaatactgGCTAATTATTGgagaatttaaccctttaaatgccagtttaagtgcaaaaagCCCTGATATttgttaagtaaaaaaaaaaaaaaaacacaaatctaaaattttttttataaattaaaaggGTTTATAACAGCCTTGACTATGTGACTTTAATGCATTACTTTTTAATGTTAagaatttaataaattgttataATAGTGCCTCTATAGGAAACCAGGAAAAATCATGCAATTTCCCCTCATGCCAAATATGGAAAGAAAGGCTGTTATTTGGTAAAGAAcaggaaaaacagaatttttgaagCAAtaactccaaaataaaagcctaataTCAGAAATTGCATGTATGTTTACTCTAATGGCTGGAGGACCAAAAAAGGTTGTTTAAATTGGTtttaatgggacatttttggtgACAAACACCCAGAGTGTATGCAAAAAATATACAGAGCTTATTCTTGACCAGTTACACGCTCTGATGTTAAATTCTACTGCAAAAATCTTACTCTGCAAAATTTTGGTTGTTTGCAAAGGCTAGTTTGCACATTACAAACCAAAAAAGCTGCAGAATGGCTCATACACCCTCTCTGGGTTAAACACTGGAAGAGAAAGGCCAGCTATACCCTTTGCTTTCAGTCTTTATGATGAGTTTAAATAATCAGCTGTGTGATCATGTAAAGGCTGTTAGTCCTCTAATCTGTAAAATCCAAACAGTTAAACTGCTGGATTAAATTCGTCTAAATATTGGCACAGAGCTCTTTTattaaaagcacaaaccagCCTTGTTATTACAAAAAGAATTTAGTCATTAATAGATATACTGTGAGAAGGAAGTAGGCTTTAAATGACATATTAAAAGGCACGTGTTCTTTGAATGATCCTGACCGAACACTTCATGGTTTCACTTCTCAGGCCTGCTGGAAAATACCAGTTTAAGGAGTTTTACATATGTTTGGTAAAAAGGATGCTTGCTCTAACTACAGTATGTGGCCACacttaaaaaatggttttaaaatccccttccccccaaaaaacaaacattatccAAGGAATATATCTCCATCTGCAGTATTGGACTACATGAAGCATTTATTCAGGTAAGTGACGACTAATCTTCTATAATCCGATGTTAAGTGCTTTTATCTGAAGACAAATTGTTGCAGGATAATGGCTTGTTGGGGCATTGGCTGTATGGGGGGGGGGAGAACAGCATGTGCCTTCAGTCATAGAAACCAGGAGCCGACTATTGTTCAGACCTCCTCCGTTAATGTTATTCATCCAAAGGATTTCTCGGGGGGGGGCAAAGAAGCGAGCTAGTCCATTAGTGTTTCATCTAATGCTTGGTTGTTCCACATTCTCGACAGCAGGACAAAAGATGGTGTATTTCACTTTGTGCTCTACCTGGTCCACAAAGGTGGAGAGAGAAATAATGAAGCTGAATGGTCACACAGGAAATCTTTTCACTTCAGATTATCTATCTTTAGACATGAGGGGATATATATCTTTATGTGCTAACTGAGGGATCATAAACATAAGCCGTGAGTCTACTTTCAGTCaaagacagatttttaaagtaaaatgcacCTTAGTGTTTACGTTGGGCTTAAAATTGACCCTTAAAGCAACCTCGATCCAATGTTGTGTTTCAAACAGAGTTTGAGAAGAGTGCTGACTGTCATTATATCATGTTAAGGTAGTAATATGCTCACATACATACTCCTGAGCTACAAATGTCACAGTCAAATAACATGATGTGTCTAAAGATGCTGTCTGAATGTGAAACAGCCAAGCAAAACCTCCCCATGGgttcaaaatgaaagcattgAAACTTTTGCCTTCCCTTCAACTTTTGCAGTTCAACAGCGACTGCACTTCCAGCCTTTTTGCTTGGCAGATTATGGGTCACAATGGAGAGGATGCAGTTTTGCACTTGACCTAAAGCATTAAGGAGCAGGGCTTATTTTTAGTCGGGCAGCTTACATTTGGAAACATTTTGGCTTAGGATAGAGAGCATCATTCCCCTGACAGAGAATCAATAATCACATAACGACTGCAGGAGCCACAAATGGCCTACTATCAAAGAAGGATGTGTTGTTGAAGGCAGAGGTCGGAGGGAGGGATGAGGGGCAGGTAGCAGGACTGAaataatggggggggggggtggttTGGTTTGGGCCACGTCTTCAGATGGTAGCACTGTGGGGCAGGTGAGGCACTGCCACTCCAGGCCTGCAGTTGGAGTAGCGCTGCATCTGCGGCACTAAGTAGCCAAATGGCAACAGACCTAGCAGCTCCTTGGATGTGCCTGCCCACCTCCGGTTCCACCGGTGGCTACCGTAGCCGAGCCTGCGGCTTTGCCTCATTGCAGGGCCTAACAGAGTGGCTGTCTGAGGCCACAGCAGGTCCGTGAAGCTAGAGGTGTTGGGATCCTGAAAGGGGATACAGGATCTGCGCCTCAGTGGGCGCTTCCCTCGGTTGATGTGGGAGGTTGTAAAGATGTTGGAGCTAAAGAAGGAGCGGAGCTGCTGGGAGCTGCGGGTCAGGGAGATGCGGCCCTCCAGCGACGGTCCCAGCATGCTGAGGGTGGTTCTGTCCGTGAACGAGTCCGCTCGGTCTTCATAGGTGAGGTCAGCAGGAGCTGAGCACTGCTGCAGGGGCCAGCCTCCGCGATTTTTCCCCCCGATGTCCGCAGTGCTGCCTGCCTCACCGCTGTCACGCTCTACCCTAACcgtctcatcttcctcctcctcttcctcctcctcctgctcctcttcttcCACCTCggccacctcctcctcctctacctctccCTCCACCACgccctcctcctcatcctctgtgCTGGTGGGGGGTGGGGAGCGTGGGTCTCTCAAGAAGACCACGATGACAGTGATGTTATCACTAGAGCCTGCGTCTCGGGCAGAGGCCACCAGCTTGTGGGCAACCATGGTGGTGTCTCCGCTGTTCTCCTGGAGGTGATCACTGACCACCCGCACTGCCTCGTCTGGACCCACTGTATCCCAGAATCCATCACAGGCCAGAATCAAGTAGTCCTCTGTACCGTCCAATGGGAAGATACTGTGGTCTGCATCACCGCAGATATAGGGCTTATGTTCTGAGTCACCTGGACAAAGCAGTAACAGGTTATTCTGTGAGATCAGCATTAATGCCTCCATCTACTGTGAATATATGTAAAGAACATATTCTGAACTAGAAGTTTACCTATTGCTCTGGATACAGAAAGACTGCCGTTAACCCTCCATGTACCAAACCAGATCACACAGCCTCCCAGAGCCTCAATCCTTTGCTTCTCATCCTGTAGACACATGAAGTAGCGTTAAGCTATCAACAAATATGCTGCTTTAAGGAGACAGAGCTGCAGATTCTTGATGGAAGAAGAAGTTAGAATCAGACGTGTTAGCATGTACTGAAAGAGTGTTACCTCTCTGTCTGGTTTGTGTGGTTTCATCAGTTCCACAACTTGTCCTTTTCTGACCAGAATGACCTGTGAGTCTCCCAACCAGGCCACATACAACGTCCGGCCCCTGAGGAAGGTCACCACGCCTGTTGTGCCACAGCGCAGATGCTGCCAAAGACAGAcacaaaaaagttacaaaattcACTCCTTTTTCACTGCATCAGGCTCATTGTGTCACTGAAGTAAACATGTAGTA from Cheilinus undulatus linkage group 12, ASM1832078v1, whole genome shotgun sequence includes the following:
- the ppm1e gene encoding protein phosphatase 1E, yielding MMAGSAAEEKTFRRFLELFLREMRMPLQESDPVPLRPLSDLVTEDEVEGECLDLCLQHLYKYNCPCSLAAALARATADSLLQTDLSIHHLNKTVEDGADPLPQMESVKLARLVFNRLFEMCCLWLKELPFRRRPQPYYETSIHAIKNMRRKMEDKHVIIPDFNSLFNIQDQEEQAYFAVFDGHGGVDAAIYAANHLHVNLVQQESFSQDPSEALCRAFKVTDERFVKKASREHLRCGTTGVVTFLRGRTLYVAWLGDSQVILVRKGQVVELMKPHKPDREDEKQRIEALGGCVIWFGTWRVNGSLSVSRAIGDSEHKPYICGDADHSIFPLDGTEDYLILACDGFWDTVGPDEAVRVVSDHLQENSGDTTMVAHKLVASARDAGSSDNITVIVVFLRDPRSPPPTSTEDEEEGVVEGEVEEEEVAEVEEEEQEEEEEEEEDETVRVERDSGEAGSTADIGGKNRGGWPLQQCSAPADLTYEDRADSFTDRTTLSMLGPSLEGRISLTRSSQQLRSFFSSNIFTTSHINRGKRPLRRRSCIPFQDPNTSSFTDLLWPQTATLLGPAMRQSRRLGYGSHRWNRRWAGTSKELLGLLPFGYLVPQMQRYSNCRPGVAVPHLPHSATI